A stretch of the Polaribacter pacificus genome encodes the following:
- a CDS encoding TlpA disulfide reductase family protein yields MKKIFLSILCFSLLALSSCKNEPTVAKDSFTVSGTLKGLDTKFMMTSYTGPDGNRVSDSVFVENDHFSYTAKIKEQTSIVFWPNVESTIKRTGRGYYPAKSSQFQFLAGPGDQIEFKGVVTDFIDAYPSGTDANNDLAIINKQVYPLMNQSVNIMLKKNLLDKEDPKHEVYQDSIDQLDAKVVALKKEFVKSHPNSEAATWYLSDMMMRSQTSDEESISLFNNLGEHLQNNPFYKQLDTRIKAVKTTMIGSIVPDFTTNKTLDGTEFSLNSLRGKYVLIDFWGTWCGPCVSEMPTVKEYQEKYPNRLAILGVNSGESIEKINNFIKPKNYDWQQIIKGTGADNFVLKFNVKAYPTKFILDPEGKILYKFVGSGEESFDRIDELLK; encoded by the coding sequence ATGAAAAAAATATTTTTAAGCATTCTTTGCTTTAGTCTATTAGCACTTAGCTCATGTAAAAATGAGCCAACAGTAGCTAAAGATAGCTTTACCGTATCTGGAACACTAAAAGGATTGGATACCAAATTTATGATGACTAGCTATACAGGACCTGACGGTAATCGAGTATCAGATTCTGTGTTTGTAGAAAATGATCATTTTAGCTATACTGCAAAAATCAAGGAGCAAACATCTATCGTATTTTGGCCAAATGTAGAAAGCACTATCAAAAGAACTGGCAGAGGCTACTACCCCGCTAAATCTTCACAATTTCAATTTCTTGCAGGACCTGGAGATCAAATAGAATTTAAAGGAGTGGTTACTGATTTTATTGATGCATATCCATCAGGTACTGACGCAAATAATGACTTAGCTATTATCAACAAGCAAGTTTATCCTTTAATGAATCAGTCGGTTAACATAATGCTTAAAAAGAATCTATTAGACAAAGAAGACCCTAAACATGAAGTTTATCAAGATTCTATTGATCAATTAGATGCTAAGGTTGTTGCATTAAAAAAAGAGTTTGTAAAAAGCCATCCAAATTCTGAAGCGGCTACTTGGTATTTATCAGACATGATGATGCGCAGTCAAACTAGTGATGAAGAATCAATTAGTTTATTTAACAATCTTGGAGAACATTTACAGAACAATCCTTTTTACAAACAATTAGATACCAGAATCAAAGCTGTTAAAACAACAATGATTGGAAGTATTGTTCCTGATTTTACAACCAACAAAACCTTGGATGGAACTGAGTTTAGCTTAAACTCTTTGAGAGGTAAATATGTGTTAATTGATTTTTGGGGAACCTGGTGTGGACCTTGTGTTTCTGAAATGCCTACAGTTAAAGAATACCAAGAAAAATACCCAAACAGATTGGCTATTTTAGGAGTTAACAGTGGAGAGTCTATAGAAAAGATCAATAATTTTATCAAACCTAAAAACTATGATTGGCAACAAATCATAAAAGGCACTGGTGCTGATAATTTTGTTTTAAAATTTAATGTAAAAGCCTACCCAACTAAGTTTATCTTAGATCCTGAAGGAAAAATTTTATACAAGTTTGTGGGTAGTGGCGAGGAGTCATTTGACCGTATAGATGAGTTGTTAAAATAA
- the trmD gene encoding tRNA (guanosine(37)-N1)-methyltransferase TrmD, translating to MRIDIITVSPELIQSPFEHSILKRAQDKGLVSVHFHNLRDYGLGSYKQIDDTQFGGGAGMVLMLEPIDTCISELKSQRDYDEVIYMTPDAKTLNQGTANTLSLKENIIILTGHYKGVDQRVRDLFVTKEISIGDYVLSGGELAAAVLCDAVIRLIPGVLGDETSALTDSFQDNLLSPPVYTRPASYKGLTVPEVLRSGNFPKIDAWRADQAYERTKNIRPDLLDD from the coding sequence ATGCGTATAGACATTATTACTGTATCACCTGAATTGATTCAAAGTCCTTTTGAACACTCGATCCTTAAAAGAGCACAAGACAAAGGATTGGTGAGTGTGCATTTTCACAATTTAAGAGATTATGGCTTGGGTAGTTACAAACAAATTGATGATACTCAGTTTGGAGGTGGCGCAGGGATGGTTCTTATGTTAGAGCCTATAGACACCTGTATTAGTGAGTTAAAATCTCAGCGTGACTATGACGAGGTTATCTATATGACACCTGATGCAAAAACACTAAACCAAGGCACTGCAAATACGCTCTCATTAAAAGAGAATATAATTATTTTAACGGGGCATTACAAAGGAGTTGACCAACGTGTTAGAGATCTTTTTGTAACCAAAGAAATATCTATTGGTGATTATGTGCTTAGCGGAGGTGAATTAGCGGCAGCTGTACTTTGCGATGCTGTGATTCGATTAATCCCTGGAGTACTTGGTGATGAAACCTCTGCACTTACAGATTCTTTTCAAGACAATTTATTATCACCTCCAGTTTACACAAGACCCGCAAGCTATAAAGGACTTACTGTTCCTGAAGTTTTACGTTCAGGTAATTTTCCTAAGATAGATGCGTGGAGAGCTGATCAAGCTTATGAAAGAACCAAAAATATAAGACCAGACTTATTAGATGACTAA
- a CDS encoding DUF1456 family protein, which yields MGLTNNDIFKKLRVAHKLRDTDIIDICKLVDFKVSKGELGAFFRNEDHPKYMECGDQILRNFLNGLIIHLRGPMPPKNEKPIKK from the coding sequence ATGGGATTAACAAATAACGACATATTTAAAAAATTACGTGTAGCTCACAAGCTGCGTGATACAGATATTATTGACATCTGTAAATTAGTAGATTTTAAAGTTTCTAAAGGAGAGCTTGGTGCCTTTTTTAGAAATGAAGATCATCCAAAATACATGGAATGTGGTGATCAGATTTTACGAAACTTCTTAAACGGTTTGATCATTCATCTAAGAGGTCCAATGCCTCCAAAAAATGAAAAACCAATCAAAAAATAA
- a CDS encoding M61 family metallopeptidase, whose protein sequence is MINSNTVHYTPHLRTIFYVLIFLFSINGVAQNENYQYTLSFKGPAKNSYQVKLKINKVKETSLTLKMPSWMPGYYQLMNYADQLQNMSVKDMKGNKIDFKKTKNNTWVLQNTKNKSLVLEYEIITQRKFVATSYVDASHAYIVNTNTFLYPDKQIQSPVSVKIIPNTAWKNVTTGLEKIEGKSNEFIAPNFDILYDSPFLIGNLRELPSFEVKGVKHRFIGYDMGTFNETDFIKKVKAIVESASNIIGDIPYKEYTFIAIGPGRGGIEHLNNTTISFNGDGLNNPKGMNTMLNFLAHEYFHHYNVKRIRPFELGPFDYDKGSKTNLLWVSEGLSVYYEYLTVTRAGLKDEATLLANIEANINTHENNPGRLHQSLTQASFKTWKDGPFGASGDDKNKSISYYEKGPIIGMLLDFSIREASQNKKSLDDVMRYLYWHYYKELGRGFTDAEFEEACETIAGKSLTEVFEYVYTTKSIDYNSILGAAGLEINMTNLNRKTKKFKIKKLEKATKLQTEILQSWLGK, encoded by the coding sequence ATGATAAACTCAAATACAGTTCATTACACCCCACACTTAAGAACAATTTTCTACGTACTAATTTTTCTCTTTTCTATAAATGGAGTAGCTCAAAATGAAAACTACCAATATACCTTGAGCTTTAAAGGTCCCGCTAAAAATAGTTACCAGGTAAAGTTAAAGATTAACAAGGTTAAAGAAACTAGTTTAACCTTAAAGATGCCCTCTTGGATGCCAGGCTACTATCAATTAATGAACTATGCTGATCAATTACAAAACATGTCAGTTAAAGACATGAAGGGCAACAAAATAGACTTTAAAAAGACAAAGAACAACACATGGGTACTCCAGAACACCAAAAACAAATCTTTAGTTCTAGAATATGAGATTATTACCCAACGGAAGTTTGTTGCAACCAGCTATGTAGATGCATCTCATGCTTATATTGTTAACACCAATACATTTTTATACCCTGACAAACAAATACAAAGCCCAGTTAGCGTTAAAATAATTCCAAATACTGCTTGGAAAAACGTGACTACAGGACTAGAAAAAATTGAAGGAAAGTCAAATGAATTTATAGCTCCTAATTTTGATATTCTATACGATTCACCTTTTTTAATTGGAAATTTAAGAGAGCTTCCCTCTTTTGAAGTTAAAGGAGTCAAACATCGCTTTATTGGCTATGATATGGGCACCTTTAATGAAACTGATTTTATAAAAAAAGTAAAAGCCATCGTAGAATCAGCATCAAATATCATTGGGGATATTCCGTATAAAGAATACACCTTTATTGCAATTGGACCCGGCCGAGGTGGTATTGAGCACTTAAACAATACAACCATTAGTTTTAACGGCGACGGTTTAAACAATCCCAAGGGGATGAACACCATGCTTAATTTTTTAGCACACGAATATTTCCATCATTATAATGTCAAGCGAATAAGACCTTTTGAATTAGGTCCCTTTGACTATGACAAAGGAAGTAAAACAAATTTATTATGGGTAAGCGAAGGGCTATCTGTCTATTATGAATACCTAACAGTTACCCGAGCTGGCTTAAAAGATGAAGCCACTCTTCTTGCTAATATAGAAGCAAATATCAACACTCACGAAAATAACCCTGGTAGACTTCATCAATCCTTAACGCAAGCAAGCTTTAAAACGTGGAAGGACGGACCATTTGGAGCTTCTGGTGACGACAAAAACAAGAGCATTTCATATTATGAAAAAGGCCCTATTATAGGTATGCTCTTGGATTTTAGCATCCGAGAAGCAAGTCAAAATAAAAAATCATTGGATGATGTTATGCGCTACTTATATTGGCATTATTACAAAGAACTAGGGAGAGGATTTACAGACGCAGAGTTTGAAGAAGCTTGTGAAACTATTGCAGGAAAATCGCTTACAGAAGTTTTTGAATATGTATACACCACAAAGTCTATTGACTACAATAGCATATTAGGAGCAGCTGGTCTAGAAATAAATATGACAAACTTAAATCGTAAGACAAAAAAATTTAAGATTAAAAAATTAGAAAAAGCAACAAAACTGCAAACTGAAATTTTACAATCTTGGCTAGGGAAATAG
- a CDS encoding NADP-dependent isocitrate dehydrogenase, with amino-acid sequence MSTKAKIVYTKTDEAPALATYSFLPIVEAFTKASGIEIISKDISLAARILANLSEYLPSEMQVPDALAELGILATKPEANIIKLPNISASVPQLKAAIKELQDLGYPIPDYPEEANTTEDQKVLACYNKVKGSAVNPVLREGNSDRRAPKAVKNYARKNPHSMGAWSSDSKTHVATMSSGDFYSNEKSLTLDTADTVSIQFIGENNNSQVLKRELPLLAGEIIDATVMSKKALLAFLETEIADAKSKGVLFSLHMKATMMKVSDPIIFGHAVRVFFKDLFNKHGETFKELGVDVNNGFGNLLSKLAELPTAKQKEIETDIASAFDNRPAIAMVDSDKGITNLHVPSDVIIDASMPAMIRTSGQMWNKEGKPQDTKAVIPDSSYAGIYEATIEFCKENGAFDPTTMGTVPNVGLMAQKAEEYGSHDKTFEIKAAGVVRVINSKGVTLLEHKVEAGDIWRMCQAKDAPIQDWIKLAVNRAKATQSPTVFWLDKNRAHDAEIIKKVEKYLPNYDTTGLDIQILAPKEATLYTLQRVKDGKETISVSGNVLRDYLTDLFPILELGTSAKMLSIVPLMNGGGLFETGAGGSAPKHVQQFLEENHLRWDSLGEFLALTVSLEHLGENNNNEEALVLAETLDDATDKFLDNKKSPSRKVGELDNRGSHYYLALYWAEALASQTKNAALQNRFAKLATALRENEATIVKELNEVQGSPVNIGGYYKSDTLLTTNAMRPSKTLNSLLEVL; translated from the coding sequence ATGAGTACAAAAGCTAAAATTGTATACACAAAGACTGATGAAGCACCAGCTTTGGCAACCTATTCATTTTTACCAATTGTAGAAGCATTTACAAAAGCTTCTGGAATTGAAATCATTAGCAAAGACATCTCTTTGGCTGCAAGAATACTTGCAAACTTATCAGAATACCTTCCTTCAGAAATGCAGGTTCCTGATGCCTTAGCAGAACTTGGAATTTTAGCTACAAAACCAGAGGCAAATATTATCAAACTACCAAATATCAGCGCTTCTGTACCTCAATTAAAGGCTGCTATTAAAGAATTACAAGACTTAGGGTATCCTATCCCTGATTACCCAGAAGAAGCAAACACTACTGAAGATCAAAAAGTATTGGCTTGCTACAACAAAGTAAAAGGATCTGCTGTTAACCCTGTCTTAAGAGAAGGAAATTCAGACAGAAGAGCTCCAAAAGCCGTAAAAAATTACGCTCGTAAAAACCCACACTCAATGGGTGCTTGGAGTTCTGATTCTAAAACTCATGTAGCAACTATGAGTAGCGGAGACTTTTATTCAAATGAAAAATCTTTAACGCTAGACACTGCTGATACTGTTTCTATACAGTTTATAGGTGAGAACAACAATAGTCAGGTATTAAAAAGAGAGCTTCCTTTATTGGCAGGAGAAATTATTGACGCTACAGTAATGAGTAAAAAAGCGCTATTAGCTTTTTTAGAAACAGAAATTGCGGACGCAAAAAGCAAAGGTGTTTTGTTTTCTCTACATATGAAAGCAACCATGATGAAGGTTTCTGACCCAATTATTTTTGGTCATGCTGTTCGTGTATTTTTTAAAGATCTTTTTAACAAACACGGTGAGACCTTTAAAGAACTTGGTGTAGATGTAAATAATGGTTTTGGAAACTTATTAAGCAAGTTAGCAGAATTGCCAACTGCAAAACAAAAAGAAATTGAAACAGACATCGCTTCAGCTTTCGATAACAGACCTGCTATTGCAATGGTAGACTCTGATAAAGGAATTACAAATTTACATGTTCCTAGTGATGTAATTATTGATGCTTCGATGCCAGCAATGATTAGAACGTCTGGACAAATGTGGAACAAAGAAGGGAAACCTCAAGACACCAAAGCAGTTATTCCAGACAGTTCTTATGCAGGAATATATGAAGCCACGATTGAGTTTTGTAAAGAAAACGGTGCTTTTGATCCAACTACTATGGGTACAGTTCCCAATGTTGGTTTGATGGCTCAAAAAGCAGAAGAATATGGGTCTCATGATAAAACTTTTGAAATTAAAGCAGCTGGTGTTGTTCGCGTAATTAATTCAAAAGGAGTAACTTTATTAGAACACAAAGTAGAAGCCGGAGATATTTGGAGAATGTGTCAAGCAAAAGACGCTCCAATACAAGACTGGATTAAACTTGCAGTAAACAGAGCAAAAGCAACACAAAGCCCTACCGTTTTTTGGCTGGACAAAAACAGAGCTCATGATGCAGAAATAATTAAAAAAGTAGAAAAATACTTACCTAATTATGACACTACAGGACTTGATATTCAAATTTTAGCTCCAAAAGAAGCAACACTATATACTTTACAAAGAGTTAAAGACGGAAAAGAAACTATTTCTGTTTCTGGTAATGTACTTAGAGATTACCTAACTGACCTCTTCCCTATTTTAGAATTGGGAACCTCTGCAAAAATGTTATCTATCGTTCCATTGATGAACGGAGGAGGCTTGTTTGAAACAGGAGCTGGAGGATCTGCCCCTAAGCACGTACAACAGTTTTTAGAAGAAAACCACCTACGTTGGGATTCATTGGGTGAATTTTTAGCCTTAACTGTTTCTTTAGAGCATTTGGGAGAAAACAACAACAATGAAGAAGCTTTGGTATTGGCAGAAACTTTAGACGATGCAACAGATAAATTCTTAGACAATAAAAAGTCTCCATCTCGTAAAGTTGGAGAACTAGACAACAGAGGAAGTCATTATTATTTGGCTCTTTATTGGGCAGAAGCTTTAGCTAGTCAAACAAAAAATGCAGCACTTCAAAACCGTTTTGCAAAATTAGCTACAGCACTAAGAGAAAATGAAGCTACCATTGTCAAAGAACTGAATGAAGTACAAGGAAGCCCTGTAAACATTGGCGGATATTACAAATCAGACACACTTTTGACGACAAATGCTATGCGTCCAAGTAAAACTTTAAATAGTCTTCTAGAAGTATTATAA
- a CDS encoding glycosyltransferase family 39 protein translates to MTKLKSLIQKHPALAIVLGFQLFRLFLLPFMGLMPQDAYYHFYGEHLALSYFDHPGMIGYLLRGFTEVFGKTVFVVKLADFVVTTLTLISFYKLATVFLSKQKAKNALVLMSSTLFISILSFNSTPDVPLLLFWSLSVLSLYKAIFESKKYHWILAGIAMGLAFDSKYTALLLQIGLLSFLGFSNRYRKLLISPWLWLSIFISALVTFPVWWWNYQNDFASFAFQSSNRTGDISKFKLTPDYFFGALGHQLVLLLPVLFAVFVTFTFKFIKRALLKFKLPSSKTLFLLAFFIPTFVGFFALTPIYWVKLNWMMPSYITGVIIAALFISKKWIKIQLITSVVFHVLIALQILFYLVPIKSDDTWVGWEELAEATENLQKQYPDTFVFSNDSYKTSAALNFFMDQKVYAQNIIGIHALQFDYIGDDLSVLNNKNALFIDSDKRFKNNAPNGSIPTELKGYFETITELKPIIIKLQNKEVRKFWVYYCVNYQHKK, encoded by the coding sequence ATGACTAAACTTAAAAGCCTCATACAAAAACACCCTGCCTTAGCAATCGTTCTTGGTTTTCAATTGTTCCGATTGTTTTTACTGCCATTTATGGGCCTAATGCCACAGGATGCATATTATCATTTTTACGGAGAACATTTAGCGCTTTCGTATTTTGATCATCCTGGCATGATTGGTTATTTGCTGCGCGGATTTACAGAAGTTTTTGGCAAAACAGTTTTTGTAGTAAAATTGGCTGATTTTGTAGTTACAACCCTAACGCTGATTAGTTTTTACAAACTTGCAACTGTATTTTTATCCAAGCAAAAAGCAAAGAATGCTTTGGTGCTCATGTCTTCTACCTTATTTATCTCTATACTTTCGTTTAACTCTACACCAGATGTACCATTATTATTGTTCTGGTCGTTGAGCGTACTGAGCTTGTATAAAGCCATCTTTGAATCTAAAAAATACCACTGGATTTTAGCTGGGATTGCAATGGGATTGGCTTTTGACAGCAAATACACAGCTCTTTTATTACAGATTGGACTACTTAGCTTTCTTGGGTTTTCTAACCGTTACAGAAAACTACTTATTTCGCCTTGGCTTTGGCTATCAATATTTATTTCAGCATTGGTAACCTTCCCTGTATGGTGGTGGAACTATCAAAATGACTTTGCTTCATTCGCCTTTCAATCATCGAATAGAACCGGCGATATTTCAAAATTTAAACTAACACCAGATTATTTCTTTGGTGCACTAGGCCATCAGCTTGTTTTACTTTTACCTGTACTCTTTGCTGTTTTTGTGACTTTTACTTTTAAATTTATAAAAAGAGCGCTTTTAAAGTTTAAACTCCCTTCATCAAAAACCTTATTTTTATTAGCCTTTTTTATTCCGACTTTTGTTGGCTTCTTTGCTCTTACCCCTATTTATTGGGTAAAGCTAAACTGGATGATGCCTTCATACATTACCGGAGTTATCATAGCTGCTCTATTTATATCTAAAAAATGGATTAAAATTCAATTGATTACCTCAGTGGTTTTTCATGTTTTAATTGCTTTGCAGATTCTGTTTTATTTGGTTCCTATTAAAAGTGATGATACTTGGGTAGGCTGGGAAGAACTAGCTGAAGCTACAGAAAATTTACAAAAACAGTATCCAGATACCTTTGTTTTTTCAAACGATAGTTACAAAACCTCTGCTGCGCTAAATTTCTTTATGGATCAAAAGGTATATGCACAAAACATTATAGGAATACATGCTTTGCAGTTTGATTATATCGGTGATGACCTTTCTGTTTTAAACAATAAAAATGCACTTTTTATAGATTCTGATAAGCGCTTTAAAAACAATGCCCCTAACGGGAGTATCCCTACAGAATTAAAGGGTTATTTTGAAACCATAACAGAATTAAAACCCATCATTATTAAGCTGCAAAACAAAGAAGTACGCAAGTTTTGGGTCTATTATTGTGTTAACTATCAGCACAAAAAATAA
- the rplS gene encoding 50S ribosomal protein L19: MESLIKFVQDEFVTKNELPQFSAGDTITVYYEIREGEKVRTQFFRGVVIQRKGTGASETFTIRKMSGTVGVERIFPLNLPSIQKIEVSKRGKVRRARIFYFRGLTGKKARITEKRY; this comes from the coding sequence ATGGAATCTTTAATAAAATTTGTACAAGACGAATTTGTAACAAAAAATGAACTACCTCAATTTTCTGCAGGGGATACAATTACTGTATACTACGAAATTAGAGAGGGAGAAAAAGTTCGTACTCAGTTTTTTAGAGGCGTTGTAATTCAACGTAAAGGAACTGGAGCTTCAGAAACATTTACTATTAGAAAAATGTCTGGAACTGTTGGTGTAGAGCGTATCTTCCCATTAAACTTACCTTCTATTCAAAAAATCGAAGTAAGCAAAAGAGGAAAAGTTCGTAGAGCTCGTATCTTTTACTTTAGAGGTCTTACAGGTAAAAAAGCAAGAATTACAGAAAAAAGATATTAA
- a CDS encoding YqaA family protein, whose translation MTKKRKTKRKSKTKLLHQYYSYTGFYNFIGKSLKKSIVPVVLVVVGIVLFNKYVFNINEGLQTITETYSRTGILIIFFISESILGLIPPEIFIAWSKKTDDPVITLTILALLSYTGGIISYFIGKAALHIQVVKNWLEVKMAKHLKNTSKWGGFLIVVGALLPIPFSITCMAGGLIKYPLKGVLLFGLFRFARFAIYALAIFQMVD comes from the coding sequence ATGACGAAGAAAAGAAAAACGAAAAGAAAATCAAAAACCAAGTTACTACACCAATACTATTCGTATACTGGGTTTTATAATTTTATTGGCAAGAGTTTAAAAAAATCGATCGTCCCTGTGGTTTTAGTAGTGGTTGGTATTGTGCTTTTTAACAAGTACGTATTCAACATCAACGAAGGCCTTCAGACCATAACAGAGACCTACTCTAGAACTGGAATTCTTATCATCTTTTTTATTTCAGAATCTATCCTAGGTTTAATTCCACCAGAAATTTTTATTGCCTGGTCTAAAAAAACAGACGACCCAGTTATTACCTTAACCATTTTAGCGTTGCTGTCCTATACCGGTGGTATTATCTCTTATTTTATAGGAAAAGCTGCATTGCATATACAAGTCGTTAAAAATTGGCTGGAAGTTAAAATGGCTAAGCACTTAAAAAACACCAGTAAATGGGGTGGTTTTTTAATTGTTGTAGGCGCACTACTACCAATACCTTTTTCTATTACTTGCATGGCTGGAGGACTTATTAAATATCCTTTAAAAGGGGTTCTTTTGTTTGGTTTATTCCGATTTGCTCGATTTGCCATTTACGCTTTGGCAATTTTTCAAATGGTAGATTAA